In a genomic window of Candidatus Hydrogenedentota bacterium:
- the menE gene encoding o-succinylbenzoate--CoA ligase, with translation MCHINNNPIYTAAQSFPNLAACSYKTTVQYKDLPEQINNYLKLLRDCNCVAGDRVLLIASPSEYYFIALWALFYGAIIACPINPILPESKLKAIVSFLRPTLILYDDSTAAKVKSLGCRGLSMDDLHNNAQNYSQPAYSLPLLAEGQLTTAVATSGSTGTPRFAVHTLDNHLFAAVHANNNLPLNPCDVWLLSLPLFHVSGLSLLYRCILAGATLLISSGKNIGDTLQLHPEISHVSLVPTQLARLLRTDAGARRLKELKGVLLGGAPANRSLIKEARARQVPLVRSYGMTETAAQFCATKPGASLEELYSSGYPLVSESIRIDQDSSIKLRSPAIFAGYYQPNGTIDRLVTADGWFSTGDLGYFDAYGRLHVTGRKDTLFISGGENIYPEEIEGELKELPEIEDAVVVEMPDNEYGALPVAFILWKDGCARDQEWLLSRLSSFLPRYKIPRKIFDWPEQSPPGMKTVRSFFRSLIDVSKS, from the coding sequence ATGTGTCACATAAACAACAACCCCATTTATACAGCGGCGCAATCCTTCCCCAACCTCGCGGCTTGTTCCTATAAAACTACTGTGCAGTACAAGGATTTACCGGAACAAATAAACAATTACCTTAAGCTTTTGCGCGATTGTAATTGCGTTGCCGGAGACCGTGTTCTTCTTATTGCCTCCCCTTCCGAATACTATTTTATCGCGCTCTGGGCATTATTCTACGGAGCAATAATTGCCTGTCCCATTAATCCCATATTGCCGGAAAGCAAACTAAAGGCTATCGTGTCATTCCTGCGTCCTACCCTTATCCTCTATGATGATTCGACTGCGGCCAAAGTGAAGTCACTGGGGTGTAGAGGTCTTTCTATGGATGACCTGCACAATAATGCACAGAACTATTCACAGCCGGCGTATTCGTTGCCGCTCTTGGCTGAAGGACAACTTACCACGGCCGTGGCGACTTCCGGCAGTACGGGTACGCCCCGCTTTGCAGTCCACACCTTGGATAACCACCTCTTTGCCGCGGTCCACGCCAATAATAATCTTCCGTTGAATCCTTGTGATGTTTGGCTCCTTTCCTTGCCTCTATTTCATGTGTCCGGTTTGTCTCTCCTCTATCGCTGTATCCTTGCAGGCGCAACACTACTCATCTCATCGGGAAAAAATATAGGCGATACGCTGCAGTTGCATCCTGAGATTAGCCATGTATCCCTTGTGCCGACCCAATTAGCGCGACTACTCCGTACGGATGCGGGAGCACGTCGATTGAAAGAGCTGAAAGGTGTACTCTTGGGGGGAGCGCCTGCAAACCGCAGTTTGATTAAAGAAGCCCGAGCCCGGCAGGTTCCCTTAGTTCGCAGCTACGGGATGACGGAAACTGCCGCGCAATTCTGCGCCACAAAACCGGGAGCTTCACTGGAAGAATTGTACAGCAGCGGCTATCCTTTGGTTTCGGAATCAATACGGATTGATCAAGACAGCTCTATTAAGCTTCGAAGCCCGGCGATTTTTGCCGGATATTATCAGCCCAACGGAACAATCGATCGGCTTGTCACGGCAGATGGTTGGTTTTCCACCGGTGATCTTGGTTATTTCGATGCTTATGGTCGGCTCCACGTCACAGGCAGAAAAGACACCCTATTTATTTCAGGAGGTGAAAACATTTATCCTGAAGAAATAGAAGGAGAATTGAAAGAGCTGCCCGAAATTGAAGATGCTGTCGTTGTAGAAATGCCTGATAATGAGTATGGCGCGTTGCCTGTGGCGTTTATCCTTTGGAAAGACGGCTGTGCCCGAGATCAAGAATGGCTCCTATCCCGATTATCTTCCTTTTTGCCGCGTTATAAAATACCGCGTAAAATATTTGACTGGCCTGAACAGAGTCCGCCGGGCATGAAAACGGTACGCTCTTTTTTCCGTTCTCTGATTGATGTTTCAAAATCGTGA
- the menC gene encoding o-succinylbenzoate synthase: MLLKKIEIFKYRLPLKNPLHLGDYKLERREGALIALQTEDGFCGWGEAAPLPGFPGWSPNFLNHNIQKLIGGLTNMPLEKLRLSLESRKDFSPAIFFALHSAVLSLASRTAGVSPHQLLSPVAPSSLSLCALIDGSPEARIRGVAKAASQGYKTIKLKVGRDDLKTDIETIEHVLDKLSPLMKIRLDANQAWSLEETLQFCNAIPTEQIEFLEEPTWDSYQLPMIQEKTGIPCAVDETLQQLSHCLYKDESEGADPQIIKLRAMAEETKVWVWKPSLCYPPHLLGMKGSNPIVLSSAYESGVGTAAILYYAAAFSESRFAAGIDTYSRLAEDVLTDMLPIIDSPTISLRSIDSLRGSVKMNSLKPYPLCVT; encoded by the coding sequence GTGCTGCTAAAAAAAATCGAAATATTTAAGTATAGGCTTCCTTTAAAAAATCCTCTTCACCTCGGAGACTATAAGCTGGAGCGTCGTGAAGGGGCTCTCATTGCGCTGCAAACTGAAGATGGATTTTGCGGGTGGGGAGAAGCAGCGCCCTTACCCGGTTTTCCCGGATGGTCGCCTAACTTCTTAAACCACAACATCCAAAAGTTGATAGGCGGATTAACAAATATGCCTTTGGAAAAGCTGCGTCTTTCTTTAGAATCGAGAAAGGACTTTTCGCCTGCAATATTCTTTGCTCTCCATAGTGCTGTCCTATCCTTAGCGTCCCGTACCGCCGGTGTATCACCCCATCAACTACTAAGCCCGGTTGCGCCGAGTAGCTTATCGTTGTGCGCTCTTATAGATGGATCTCCGGAAGCGCGGATTAGAGGGGTAGCAAAGGCCGCGTCCCAAGGCTACAAGACCATAAAATTAAAAGTGGGCAGAGACGATCTCAAGACCGATATTGAAACGATAGAGCATGTGCTGGATAAGCTGTCCCCTTTAATGAAGATTCGTTTGGATGCGAATCAAGCATGGAGCCTCGAAGAGACGCTTCAATTTTGCAATGCTATTCCCACGGAGCAAATAGAGTTTTTGGAAGAGCCTACTTGGGACTCGTATCAATTGCCCATGATTCAGGAAAAAACAGGTATCCCTTGTGCCGTTGATGAGACGCTGCAACAGCTCAGCCACTGCCTTTACAAAGACGAAAGCGAGGGTGCAGATCCTCAGATAATAAAATTAAGAGCTATGGCGGAAGAAACAAAAGTGTGGGTCTGGAAACCTTCTCTATGTTATCCTCCCCATCTTTTAGGTATGAAGGGATCAAATCCTATTGTATTGAGTAGTGCTTATGAATCCGGAGTCGGCACGGCAGCCATACTTTACTATGCAGCCGCTTTTTCCGAATCTCGTTTTGCAGCAGGAATTGATACTTATTCGCGACTCGCAGAGGATGTGTTGACCGACATGCTTCCTATCATAGACAGCCCTACTATTTCTTTGAGATCTATTGATTCTCTGCGTGGGTCTGTAAAAATGAATTCATTGAAACCGTATCCATTATGTGTCACATAA